The window AGTAGATGACGGAGTACGCGTACTCGAGGAAGGAGCCCTGCATCTCCTCGGAGACGTCGACGTCCTCGATGCGCTCACCGTCGGGCAGTCCGACTGCGTCCGTGCGTGCCATGGCACCTTTCTGGGAGACCGGAGTCGTCTGGAAGACCGGGGTCGTCTGGAAGACTCTGTGGAATGGGAACAAGCGTACCGACGGCCCCCGACGCCGCCGCGAACCTCGCCGACGTCTTCCCGAGTTGCCTCGTGGCGCTCGGGGCTGCGGACGACGCGTGGTCGCGTGCCAACGGCCTGGAGGCCCGGATCGCCCTCCGTCCCGCCCGTTCCGCGATCGTCGTCCTGGTCGACGGCCTCGGTTCGGTCGCGCTGTCGGCTCGCGCCGGCCACGCCCGCTGGCTGACCGCGGCGAAGGGCACCAGCACCGCGAAGAAGCTCCGCAGCGGGTTCCCGACCACGACGGCCGCGGCACTGAGCACCCTGACGACCGGACGGTCGCCCGGCACGCACGGCGTCGTCGGCTACAGCGGCTGGAACCCGGACACCGGCGCGGTGATGAACCTGCTCGGCGGGTGGGACACCGAGGTGCCGGCGGACTGGTTCCTCGTCGAGACGCTGTTCACCCGGGCCGCGGAACTCGGCGTCGACCCCGTCGTGGTCGGTCCGGAGCGCTACCGGGCGTCCGGCATGACCGCGAACGTCCTCGGTGGCGCGCGCTACGTGGCAGCGGACACGATCCCGGAGCGCATCGACGCCGCCCTGGCCGAGACCGCCACCGGCCGGTCCCTCGTCTACCTGTACGTGCCGGAGCTCGACTCGATCGGCCACAAGTCCGGGTGGCAGTCCGACCGGTGGACGGCGACGCTCGAGCTGCTCGACGGCGAACTCGCCCGCCTCGACGCCCGTGGTGCACGCGACGTCGGCATCCTGGTCACCGCGGACCACGGTGTGCTCGACGTGCCGGACCACGCGAACATCGCCGTCGACCCGCTGCTGCTGACGGACGTCGTCGGGGTGGCGGGCGACCCCCGG of the Curtobacterium sp. TC1 genome contains:
- a CDS encoding alkaline phosphatase family protein: MGTSVPTAPDAAANLADVFPSCLVALGAADDAWSRANGLEARIALRPARSAIVVLVDGLGSVALSARAGHARWLTAAKGTSTAKKLRSGFPTTTAAALSTLTTGRSPGTHGVVGYSGWNPDTGAVMNLLGGWDTEVPADWFLVETLFTRAAELGVDPVVVGPERYRASGMTANVLGGARYVAADTIPERIDAALAETATGRSLVYLYVPELDSIGHKSGWQSDRWTATLELLDGELARLDARGARDVGILVTADHGVLDVPDHANIAVDPLLLTDVVGVAGDPRCRQFTVAPGTDVRGLVGAFRARYGKKAYVASRDEAIAAGWFGAVSPEVVPRIGDVIVVARGSWAFNDDRALRDGEVPKRMIGQHGAMTDEETLVPLRLAGAFAQ